A DNA window from Theobroma cacao cultivar B97-61/B2 chromosome 5, Criollo_cocoa_genome_V2, whole genome shotgun sequence contains the following coding sequences:
- the LOC18599758 gene encoding F-box protein At5g07610, which translates to MVTTRSATRLRAKITSVEKVVNSEDLLQEILLRLPTKTLLRFKLVSKPWLSLISSTQFSLAHTRFLQNNRSLKPHAFFLDVLYKKLPSKFKFLRLNPNIKRLPPFDFIDAPRIRIIQSCVGLLLCVSESDYGLRYFICNPATKKFKVISVYEHEVIYNSYKYVANNLGLDPSKSAKLFMDYDQRASVSLAFDPTIEVRRHAGVNLAFDPLISPHYKIFSIWQQLFFGKDPESTTCYIFPTYFIDIYSSETKSWSASKINFNSKHNINIDRAVFFNGAIHWDCADTQSWYIDVNNECLKTMPMPGVHSGFRYFGESGGHLHLVVATGFSQLKFKIFEMEADYSNWYLKYNVHLEAETFTVVPRRQQNRMRSYLLSCVVQSDEDEGDSLLVVLPNGFAISYNLEDGIVKRLRCSNIDKDGHDGGRFHAFPYFETLSCL; encoded by the coding sequence ATGGTGACTACTAGATCCGCTACCCGACTAAGGGCAAAGATCACATCAGTAGAAAAGGTTGTCAATAGTGAAGACCTTTTACAAGAAATCCTCCTAAGGCTACCCACCAAAACCCTCCTAAGATTCAAACTCGTATCAAAACCATGGCTTTCTCTTATTTCTAGCACCCAGTTTAGCCTCGCCCACACTCGTTTCCTCCAAAACAATCGCTCTCTCAAACCTCATGCTTTCTTCCTTGATGTCCTTTATAAAAAACTACCTTCAAAGTTCAAGTTCCTTCGTCTAAACCCTAACATCAAAAGGCTTCCCccttttgattttattgatGCCCCACGCATAAGAATAATTCAATCTTGCGTTGGCTTGCTTCTTTGCGTTTCTGAAAGTGATTATGGCTTGAGGTATTTCATATGTAACCCCGCCACCAAAAAGTTCAAGGTGATCTCTGTTTATGAACATGAAGTTATTTATAATAGTTACAAGTATGTTGCCAACAATCTAGGTCTTGATCCTTCCAAATCAGCTAAATTATTTATGGATTATGATCAACGTGCTAGTGTTAGTTTGGCTTTTGATCCTACAATTGAGGTTCGTCGGCATGCTGGTGTCAATTTGGCCTTTGATCCACTCATATCACCTCATTATAAGATTTTTTCtatatggcagcaactatTTTTTGGTAAAGATCCTGAAAGTACTACATGTTACATATTTCCTACATACTTCATCGACATATATTCTTCAGAGACCAAATCTTGGAGTGCTTCgaaaatcaatttcaattcaaagcACAATATAAATATTGATCGTGCTGTTTTTTTTAATGGCGCGATTCATTGGGATTGTGCTGATACTCAATCATGGTACATTGATGTAAATAATGAATGCTTGAAGACAATGCCAATGCCTGGAGTACATAGTGGGTTTCGCTATTTCGGAGAATCTGGAGGACATTTACACCTTGTTGTTGCAACAGGGTTTtctcaattaaaatttaaaattttcgagATGGAGGCAGATTATTCAAATTGGTACTTGAAGTATAATGTACATCTTGAAGCTGAAACGTTTACTGTAGTCCCAAGGCGCCAACAAAATCGAATGCGTAGTTATCTTCTATCATGTGTTGTTCAATCTGATGAGGATGAAGGGGATTCACTTCTAGTAGTACTTCCAAATGGTTTTGCAATTTCCTATAATTTGGAAGATGGGATAGTGAAGAGGCTACGTTGTTCCAACATAGACAAAGATGGACATGATGGTGGCAGATTTCATGCCTTCCCATACTTTGAGACCCTCTCTTGCCTTTGA